The Anastrepha ludens isolate Willacy chromosome X, idAnaLude1.1, whole genome shotgun sequence genome includes a window with the following:
- the LOC128870017 gene encoding uncharacterized protein LOC128870017 has protein sequence MPLNRTPPHSSDANHSSTKQPTDGASRQGDINPYATNKVMIVTNENQKQRSSSMSSINPNETNITNSTSNDKNWTLVKNPKRPLVSPQNISKAKQQKVSYWLSNENKFDALSMDDNNELKADKIPEKEKPLKPPPIFVDRVENIHPLLDTLNEFDSYNYELRVIGSNRVKIQPKTPEAFTNLVKLLERKKTEFYTYKPKNERSFKVILRNMHPSVEPEEIKLALKEYGHSVTNVWNMKHSQNKRALPMFVVEMVQNPNNKSIYDIRNLLHSRITFEPPGQNATCHSVRDAKTMAIQNLVVEDRPNALSAQAII, from the coding sequence ATGCCATTAAATCGCACTCCCCCTCACAGCTCGGACGCGAACCATTCATCAACCAAACAGCCAACAGATGGCGCTTCTCGTCAAGGGGATATTAACCCATATGCAACCAATAAGGTTATGATTGTGACAAATGAAAACCAAAAGCAACGCTCCTCTTCTATGAGTTCAATAAATCCGAATGAAACGAATATCACAAATTCTACGTCAAATGATAAGAATTGGACCCTAGTCAAAAATCCAAAAAGGCCTTTAGTTAGCCCGCAAAATATAAGCaaagcaaagcaacaaaaagtTAGCTATTGGCTaagtaatgaaaacaaattcgATGCGCTTTCAATGGATGATAACAACGAATTAAAAGCAGATAAAATACCTGAAAAGGAAAAACCTCTCAAACCTCCTCCAATCTTCGTGGACAGAGTCGAGAATATTCACCCGTTATTAGACACGCTCAACGAATTTGATAGTTATAACTACGAATTAAGAGTCATTGGGTCAAATCGTGTAAAAATCCAGCCAAAAACACCCGAAGCATTCACTAACTTAGTTAAATTGCTTGAAAGAAAGAAGACAGAGTTTTACACatacaaaccaaaaaatgaaagaagttttaaagttattttaagaaatatgcATCCGTCAGTTGAACCTGAAGAAATCAAACTAGCATTAAAGGAGTATGGTCACTCTGTCACAAATGTTTGGAATATGAAACACTCTCAAAACAAAAGAGCACTTCCAATGTTTGTCGTAGAAATGGTGCAAAATCCTAACAATAAATCAATCTATGATATTAGAAACTTACTCCACAGTCGCATTACTTTTGAACCCCCTGGCCAAAACGCGACCTGCCACAGTGTTCGCGATGCCAAAACTATGGCCATACAAAATCTGGTTGTCGAAGACAGGCCAAATGCGTTAAGTGCGCAGGCGATCATTTAA